A segment of the Gemmatimonas sp. genome:
CGGACCCGCGACGGACGTGGTTCGGCCATCGCCCAGCTGTCGGCTCTCGCCGCCTCACGCGGCGATACCACCGCCGCCCTCGCGCCCGGCGCGATCACCTGCCCCGTGCTGCTCGCCACCGCGACTGCCGATCCGTTCGTACCTACGGTCCGCGCCGTCCGACTCGGCGAAGCACTCCGTCTCGCGGCACCGAACGGGGTCGAGCTCCGCGAACTCCCCGGCGTTGCCCACGTGGCCCCCGAAGAAGCACCCGACCGACTCGGTGCCCTCGTGGCGGAACTCCTGACCCGCTGAATTGTCAGAGAGTGCTCCGCGTCACGTCCCTTCCACCCGCCCGTTTCTCATGACAGATCGCCTCGCCACCATGCGCGTCATGGCTGCCAAGCAGCCGACGAATCCCCTCGCCCGCTTCGGTCTCGCCAACGAGCTGCTCAAGGCCGGCCTGCTGGACGAAGCTGAGGTGGAGCTGGCCGCGTATCTCGCGCTGCACGACGATGAAGGCAACGGCTGGCTGCGATACGCCGATACCCTGCACGCCCTCGGCAAACAGGACGCCGCCCGCGCGGCCTGCGACAAAGGCACTGAGGCCGCGACACGGCACGGACACGCGACGCTGGTCTCGGAATTCGAAGAGCGGGAGTACTGAACCGCGCGGATTTCGCGGATTCAGTAGACAGTGTTCAGAACTCTGGCGTCAGACGTTGTATAGCGGTCAGAATTCAGCAAAAGCAGTCCACAGTACCGAGGCGTTTGGTTCAGTGTTGAGTACGCACGCTGCCTCCGACGGCACTCCATCAAACGCCTCGCGACTGTGGACTGTCGTTGCTCGACTCCGAACACTATATGAAGTCTGACGCCAGAACTCTGAACACAGATCACTTAGCAGTTTACAGTTTCCGCATCTCGTCCGCCGCGCTGATCACGTGCCCCAGGTCTCTCGACAGCGCTCTCGCTTCCTGCGTCGCATTCGTGACATCGTTGATCGCCGCGCCCACACCCATCGTGCGCAGCTTCACGATATCGAGGCGCAACGAGCGCAGCGCCATCGACGCGCTGTCGAGTTGCCGTTGCATCGTTTCGCGGCGCGCCACGAGTTCCTGCAACGACGACAGCTGCCGCGTGAGCAGCGTGAGTCGACGTTCGCGATCCGGCGCCTGCTCCGGCTCGGCCTGCACGGAGGCGACGCGCGACTCGAGTTGTGTGAGCGCATCCTTTGGTAGATCGCGCTGCAACCGTTCGAGTCCACCGGCGAGCGCACTGATGCGTTCGAGTAGCGCATCAGCCGTGGGCTCCACATCCGGCACCAACGACTTGTCGGCGTCCGAGAGTTTCGCCGTGACGTCCTTGATGGTCACTCGATCGTCCACCGCGTTGCGCAGCAACTCACCGTACGCCGACGCCAGCAACTGATCGCCGGCGACGAGCGCGAGCTGCTCACGCATCTTTACCTCATACGGGCGATCGTCCGACGACGCGGCAATCGCCTGCCACGAGCCGTTCCACGCGTCACCCGCCGACACACCGAGCCGACGCAGGCGCATGAAATCGCGAGCCAGCATCTGCGCGCTGGCCAGCGCCGCAAGTCCGGCACCAACCATCGGAATGATCAACGGCCTGAGATCCAACGAGGCGCCGATCACGAGGCTGCCAAGCGAAACGGCGGCCGCCCCCATCAACCACTTCGCGTGCTTCACGAACGCGCGCGACGCGTCGGCAATGCGCGCCGGCTTGCTACGCGGATCGCTGTCCGGCTTCGGCGCCGACTCGCCCCCGAAGATGCGTCCCAGCGTGATCCCACGTCGACGCAATCGGATGTACCGGCCGAGCACGCCCAAGCCCATGCCCATCGATGGGAAAATGGCCCACGGAAAAGCTGGGCTGGTCGACGCGTTGATGACGCCGAGGAACACAATCATGCCCGCCGTCCAGAGCATCTGCCCCTTGAAGCGCTCGATCACGTCTTCGTCGCTACGCCACGCACTGGTCGCATCGCCGTATTGATCGTTCCACTGCGACTGCACGTCGCGTCGCTGCTGGCGCACCGCGACGCGCCAATCCTGCATCGCTTCCTTTGAGGCGCGATTCCACTCGCGCACCTGTTCGCGCGGTGCGCCGGGCGGCAGCGGCGGCAGCGCGGGCATGGGCGGCAACGCGCCCGGCGCGGGATACGATCGAGGGGCGGGCGCCGGAGCCAGCACGTTGCGCGGCGCCCAATCTTCCGATCGATGCCCATAGCGTGCGTCTTCGCGAAGTTCCGGCGTGCGGGCGCCCGGTGTCCCGGTGTAGCGCACTGGAGCCGGCGCCGGCGGGTACAGCGGGGCCGGCGCGGGCGGCGCGTAGGCGCGGTGCGCGCCCGTGTGCAACGAGCCGTCGCGCTGCGCTTTGCGCAGGGCATCGCGCAGCTGCAGCGCGTTATCCCATCGGTCCTGCGGACGCTTGGCCAGGCACCGCTCGAGAATCTCCACCAGCGCGTGCGGGGCATCCGGACGCACTACGCGAATCGGCATCGGCGTTTCGCTCACGTGCTTCATGAGCATGGCCGGTGTGGTCGTCGCCTCGAACGGCAAGCGTCCCGCCAGCATCAGATACCCGACGACGCCGAGCGAATAGATGTCGCTGCGACCATCGATCTCGCGATCGCCGGTCGCCTGCTCGGGACTCATGAACGCCGGCGTACCCACGGCAATGCCCGTCTGCGTGAGGCGTGAGCCACTTTCGGCCGCTCGGGCTATGCCGAAGTCGGTGACCATCCCGCGGCCGGAATCTTTGTCGATCAGCACGTTGTCCGGCTTCACATCACGATGCACGACGCCGCAGGCGTGCGCGTAGGCCAGCGCGTCGGCCACCTGCTCCAGCATCTGCGCGATGTACTCGAAACTCGGCCGCGGGTCGCGCACGATGCGCGCCGCCAGGCTCTCACCCTTCACCAGCGCCATCGCGAAGCACACGAGGCCGCCTTCCTCGTGCACCGCATAGATCGGCACGATGTGCGGATGATTGAGCCGCGCCGCCGTCTGGGCTTCGCGCACGAAGCGCTCGCGCACGTCACCGCGAAACGCGAGCTCCGGCGGCAGCACCTTGAGCGCGACGGGCCGTTGCAGGCGGACGTCTTCGGCGGCATACACCACCGCCATGCCACCGCGACCGACTTCCTGCTCGATAAGATACAGGTCGCCGACCGCGGCGGTCACGCGGTCGCGCAGCAGATTCGATTCGGCCTGTGTTTCGGCCGCCTTCATGGCCGCGCGCTGACCGTCAGGCATCAGGCGCTCGGCTTACGCCGACCCGGAGCGCGACGATGTCGCTTCGCGCACTTCGTTGGCGGCCTGCACGGCGATATCGACATCACGCGCCAGCTGCATCGCTTGCTCCGCGACCAGTGTGACGCTTTGCACGGAGCTGTTGCCGGTGCGCAACCGTACGAGATCGAGGCGTACGTTCTCGAGCGCAATGCGGCAGCTCTCCAGCTGTGCACGACGCAGCTCACGCTTGCCAAGCGTGTCGGCGACCGCGCGACGATCGCGTCGGAGTTGCGCCAACCGTCGCACGCGTCCCTCGCTGCGTTGCGTGTCGAGTGGATTCGCTTCGGCCTCGAGCGAGCCGATCTCGGCGTCAATGCGTCGTGCGGCATCTGGACCCTGCTCGCGATCGACCCGCGAGATATCGCGGGCGATGATCTCGACCTTGTTCACCAGATCTACCGCCGTGCGCGCGACGTCCGGAATGCGCCCGCGTTCTTCGGCCGGCAGCGTACCCAGCAATCGACCGATCTCTTCGCGATCGGCGCGCGCGGCCTTGACGAGTCCCACAAACTCACCGAGTTCGTCGTCGCGGGCCGGGGCGTTCGGCATCGCGACGGCGGCGCGTAGCGTCACCGGCGACGATGGCGTCGACGACAACACGCCATCGAGACGATTGCGCAACCGTCCCTGCGCCCGTAGCTCTTCGCGCTTCTTACGGCTGAAGGTGGCCATGAACTTGTCGCCGAGATCGGACAGCACTTCACCGAGCATCCGATGCTTCGGCTGCTTCAGCACGTCCGTCCAATCGAACCCGTCGGCCCACAGCTTCGCGTACTTCCACGCGATGTAGACCGTCCAGAGCGTGGTCAGTCCCAGCATGTCGCCGCCCGTGAAGATGCTGATCACGAGGATCGCGCCGTTCACGAACAGGTACGGGGCCAGCTTGCGGCGGAACGCGACGACCGGTGGGGCGAACCAGCGCGCCTCATCTTCTGCGGTCGCGACGTAGACATCGTCGCCCGACGCCGGCTGCTGGTACAGCGGGTATGGGGCCGCCTGCGGTGTGACCGCGGTGCGCGACTGATACGTGGGCGGCTGATAGGCCGGCGGCGTGTATGGCGCGGGGGTGTACGGCACCGAGGGTGCGGCTGGCGCGGACGGCGCCGGCGAGCCGAATCCTCCCAGCGGCATGCCGCCGATTGGTGCGCCATTGAACCGCACCGGCGCGCCAGTGGCCAGCTGCGAGGCCGCCGGATTGGTGGGAGGCGGTACGACGCCGGTCTTGAGGGCGGTCACCATTTCACCGGCGCTCTGGAAGCGATGCTCGGGGCTCTTCTCGAGCAAGCGCATCACGATCTGCGACAGATCGTCGGGCGTATCCGGACGACGCAACGACACCGGCACCGGCATTTCGGCCAGGTGCTTCACCAACAACGCCGGCGTGGTGCCGCCAGTGAAGGGCGGCTCGCCGGCCAGCATCTGGTACGCCACAATGCCCAGCGAATACAAATCGCTGCGGGCGTCAAGGTCGCGATCGCCGGCGGCTTGCTCGGGCGACATGTACGCCGGCGTACCGATGGCCATGCCAGTGGCCGTGAGTCGCGAGGTTTCGCCACTATCACTGGCCGCCCGCGCGATCCCAAAGTCGGTGACCAGCGCCCGCCCGTCGATACTGTCCAGCAGGATGTTGTCGGGCTTGATGTCGCGGTGGATCACCC
Coding sequences within it:
- a CDS encoding serine/threonine-protein kinase — translated: MPDSVVPSTEDAELRAHVEQALSATYELDQEIGRGGMGIVYRAKDKRLKRFVAIKLLPPELSFRRDIRTRFLREAETAAQLSHPNIVPIYSVDEVGNLVFFVMACIDGDNLATKLQKRGPLPIDDVRRWLLEVADALAFAHARGVIHRDIKPDNILLDSIDGRALVTDFGIARAASDSGETSRLTATGMAIGTPAYMSPEQAAGDRDLDARSDLYSLGIVAYQMLAGEPPFTGGTTPALLVKHLAEMPVPVSLRRPDTPDDLSQIVMRLLEKSPEHRFQSAGEMVTALKTGVVPPPTNPAASQLATGAPVRFNGAPIGGMPLGGFGSPAPSAPAAPSVPYTPAPYTPPAYQPPTYQSRTAVTPQAAPYPLYQQPASGDDVYVATAEDEARWFAPPVVAFRRKLAPYLFVNGAILVISIFTGGDMLGLTTLWTVYIAWKYAKLWADGFDWTDVLKQPKHRMLGEVLSDLGDKFMATFSRKKREELRAQGRLRNRLDGVLSSTPSSPVTLRAAVAMPNAPARDDELGEFVGLVKAARADREEIGRLLGTLPAEERGRIPDVARTAVDLVNKVEIIARDISRVDREQGPDAARRIDAEIGSLEAEANPLDTQRSEGRVRRLAQLRRDRRAVADTLGKRELRRAQLESCRIALENVRLDLVRLRTGNSSVQSVTLVAEQAMQLARDVDIAVQAANEVREATSSRSGSA
- a CDS encoding protein kinase, which codes for MPDGQRAAMKAAETQAESNLLRDRVTAAVGDLYLIEQEVGRGGMAVVYAAEDVRLQRPVALKVLPPELAFRGDVRERFVREAQTAARLNHPHIVPIYAVHEEGGLVCFAMALVKGESLAARIVRDPRPSFEYIAQMLEQVADALAYAHACGVVHRDVKPDNVLIDKDSGRGMVTDFGIARAAESGSRLTQTGIAVGTPAFMSPEQATGDREIDGRSDIYSLGVVGYLMLAGRLPFEATTTPAMLMKHVSETPMPIRVVRPDAPHALVEILERCLAKRPQDRWDNALQLRDALRKAQRDGSLHTGAHRAYAPPAPAPLYPPAPAPVRYTGTPGARTPELREDARYGHRSEDWAPRNVLAPAPAPRSYPAPGALPPMPALPPLPPGAPREQVREWNRASKEAMQDWRVAVRQQRRDVQSQWNDQYGDATSAWRSDEDVIERFKGQMLWTAGMIVFLGVINASTSPAFPWAIFPSMGMGLGVLGRYIRLRRRGITLGRIFGGESAPKPDSDPRSKPARIADASRAFVKHAKWLMGAAAVSLGSLVIGASLDLRPLIIPMVGAGLAALASAQMLARDFMRLRRLGVSAGDAWNGSWQAIAASSDDRPYEVKMREQLALVAGDQLLASAYGELLRNAVDDRVTIKDVTAKLSDADKSLVPDVEPTADALLERISALAGGLERLQRDLPKDALTQLESRVASVQAEPEQAPDRERRLTLLTRQLSSLQELVARRETMQRQLDSASMALRSLRLDIVKLRTMGVGAAINDVTNATQEARALSRDLGHVISAADEMRKL